The sequence ACTGGTAAATTAGTGAAATGGTGGATTATGAGATTGCAAGATACATATTCCACTATTTAGAATCATTTAATTTTGATAGCCCACTTTAGACATTCCACTAACAATAAGTAACTTTTCAACTACATGTCAAGTAGCAGTCATTAGCATATTAGTAGACTGTCAACTTAATgcctgctaacactttattttgatgctccCCAAAATTGTTCTGACTATGGGTAACTTTGCACATGCATCTCAATTTATTTTACTAACCCTTACCTAACAGggtactaatactctaatgagagttagctgacatgtagttgcaaagctACTTAAAGTCAGTAGAATATTTAAAGTTGACTTACCAATGAAGAAGTGATCACTGTAATCTTCATCCTCATAGCTCTCCTTCTTCAGTTTGCTGAAATCTAGCTGGAATTCCACACCATCGGCTTTGAAAACACCACACAGACCTTCAGGTTCCTGTGGCTCCCCCTCACTCTTGTCTTCTCCCTCCTCAACCCTGCTCTTCTTGTGGTCCTCCAAACCCAGATCTTCTTCTGTCACACGTCGTTTGCTGCTGGTGGTCACCTCATCTGTCTGCTCAGACTCAATGCTGAAAGAACACAAACAGAACAGAGGCTGAAGACAGGAAAACCAAAGCTCAAATCTTATTTGCAAGAACATCAGTGAGGTGGGGTGATGGGTTCTGGCTCCCAGTTAGCTTTTAATTCACATCCAAGGTGTTCAATAAAAGTCTAGGCTTTGTGCAGGCCAGTCAAGTCCTTGCACACTGGACAGTGGACACACAGTTAACCATGTCTATACAGACATTCGCTTTGTGCACATAATCATGCCAGAATGATGAAAGCACAGAATTCTCTAGAATGCAGTAAAATTGAGGTTTGTCATTAATGAAATTATTGGACTTGCACAACCCATGAATTACAAGACGGGGTTCACATACTTTTGGTCATTTTGTATATGACATGGAAACCCAATCAGATTCACAACTCACCTTTGCACTGAGTGCTCAGTTGGTGTAGCAGGCGTTGTATCAGTAATATCAGGTTCTGAAGGACCATTGGTAATGGTCTGGTCCTCCATACCCTCTACCTCCTGATCTTTGAGTATGCCTGTGGTCTCTAATGGCAGCTCCTTACTCTCTTCTTCCACTAATTTAGGTGTTTCAGCTTGGACCTCTTCTATCTTTGGGTCTGCGTCTTTCATCTCATCTTCTTTCAGATCCAGAGTGACCTCATTTTCTTCTTTCAAACTCTTCTCTTGCTCAGGTTCAAGCGGCTTGGCTTCCTCAAGGATAAGGTCCTGCTGAATTGGAGTAACCAAGCCATCCTCTGATTTCTGCATGCCTTTCTCCAGATGTTGGGATGCTTCAGAGCGTTCTGCATTCTCTTGATTTAGTTTCTGAACCTCTTCAAGCAACAGTGCCTGCTTCTTCAAAGAGACTGCATCTACCGTAATATAAACATAGTAAAGCAAAAGACTAGGTGCAAATGGTTTATCAATGgtttacatatacaaatactAATTAATTGTGCCCGAtgtgatttaaatgatttttgcatCGAGTATATGCCATAAGGTATTCAGCCATGTCATATTAATAAGCTTTTTGTCTATATGGTGTTAAATGTAAGTGTCATGTTTTCAAGTTTTCTACTGCATTTTACCAGCTGAATCAGGTGGTCTCTTCTTCTTCTGTGCTTTAAGGCCTTTGAGGCTCAGACGAAACTTCCCATCTTTAACTTTGTGATCTCGTACCTTAGGAGCAAAAAGAAAATATAGCAAAGACAAAAGATGAAGGAAATAGTTTGAAGTGTAAAAaggtatttgtttttttctgcaacaaaataaatacacacatacacacacacacatacacaactgtAATATGTAAAGCAAATTTTAGCAATTCTTCCAGGGTCGCCAACTGTGACATCACAATTCTTGTAAAATGCACAACCGCGTGGTTCATAAACCTATAAAATTAGCACAATGaagcaagaattttttttatccaaGATGTTTGAGATCATAAGACTCAAAATTTTTGGGCCCTCATTCAAGAGGATCTTTAGAACTTTTAATTGTGGACACAATATGAGTGAGATGGGTTGTTAGGAAGCACTGTTAGTCTGGAAATAGTTGTAAAAGTGTTAAAGCATAAAAGTGCTGCTCTGccatatgaaatataaataaggcaaatgaatgcataaatgacATGGTTTCCCTAATGTGGCACCATAGCCCAACACATAATTCCAGCTGACTTAATCTATTTCCTTTTTCCAAGTCACTGTTCTCCTTTCTAATCATTTAAATCATGATGATGCCACAAGGAAGAAACTAAGAAGACTAATTTAGGTACCAAAGTCAATCTAACTTCAGTGACTGGCTTAATGGCCAAGTGAGTGTCGACCTTTTGAAGACCATATCTTCTATCTTTACTTTCCATGTAATGAATGGAATTGGAACATTGCTTCTTTCATTCAGTCGTCTTCACACCTAGTTGCACATACTCTGATGATCTTCCATCGGGAGATTTAACTCACCTTTATGGTGACAGGCTCATTGTTATCTGAGGCCTGGCACTTTCTGATCAGCTTGATCTTACACTCTTTGGACCTGAGGGCCGAAGCTGCTTTACTCTTCCAAGAAGCCGGCCATTTGAACATAATATCCATGATTTTGGTAGTTTTCACAGTTTCTCCAATAAAGCTGACCACCTGTTGAATGCTCATCACCAGTCTTTCCATTCCCTCCAGCTTCTGGGTTTGCTGCTCCGAACGTTGATTTACTGCCAACATGATGCTGTTCATTTCTTGGCACATCTCCTTCATCTCATTGGCTGGTCCTGTACGGATAACTGGAGGAAAATGGATCTCCTCCTTTTCCACTTTCAGAGTTTCAACGTCTTTCTCAATTCCACCAATGTCCTGAGACATGCCGTCGAGTCGGATGAGCACTTTTTCCTGGATACTTATGAGCCTGTCcattttgctgctcaaggaatCAATCCTGACCTGGAGCAGGTCAATACCTGTGCTAGAGTTCGCAGAACTCATGGTCTTAACTACAACCAACTAGACTTGTGGACAAACTAACAGAGATTCACCTGTAGAGGATGTACAGTAGCTGGATCAAAAAGATAATCCAACAATAAGCCAAGTGGGAAACTCATACGAAACAGAAGCCGgacaaaaacaagacattttaaatCCCACAATAACAAGTTGATCCGTCCATCTCTTCGTCTCCATTGAACACTCTATGAACCTCTACCAAGTGGATGTCACACTGAGAATGGAATGAGCCGGTCTCAGTAAATGTAACCGGTATGGGGAGGTTTTACGTCAGCAGGTCCCGGGGAGGGGCTATGTTTGGCTCAGGAATTGCTGTATGATATCTGAGAAGCTCTGAGTGCTGAAGCCATGTCAGATGCCTCCCTACCAGGTGTCAAAGGGGCCCCGGAGACACCCGGTTTCCAGAAAGTGCTGCTCAGAAAATGAATGGAAAGAAATTTGAGCACCGACTTCTCTTTCACCTTGAGAGGTTTGATCCGAGATGTcatgttttttatgatttcacACTGATGGAACTTGCCAGGAATTCCAAGGGCTCGAATTCAGAAGGAATGAGGACAGGAATTGGGGAAACCAAGAGCATATGGAGAGATCAATTAAAAATGATGGGtaaaattgaagaaaaatacaGAGGGTGATGACCTGGTGATGGAACCAAAATATCAGAAGTATTGCGTTCCCCAGAGAAACTTctctttcaaaagaacagcttttccCTACAAAGCATCACTTTCTCTTACGAACCATTTGCGTTTTCTCACAAAAGTACTGTGTTGCCCCTAAGTAATGTTGCATTTTTctcacaaaacatttacattctatCTGAAAACATTTAATGCTCTCTCGCAAAAGTGTTGCATTCcccagagaaactttgcattctctCCCATAAGTACTGTGTTCAGACAAGAAATGTTCTATTCTCTCACCAAGCATTTGTGTTTTCTTGCAAGCATTTGTTCTCCCAAGAAACATTGCATTCTTTTCGCAAAACATTTATGGTCTCTCAATATATTCCACAATTCTCtcacaaaagtattgcattcccCCAAGAAATACTGCATTCATCCAAGAAATGTTGCGTTCACTCACAAATCATTTGTGTTCTGTTTAGCACAACTGTTGTGTTCTCCCGAAAAATGTTGTATTCTCTCACAAACATTTGCACTCTCTCAAAATTATTCACAATTCTTGCACAAAAGTATTGCATTCTTTAGAAAAACTTTGTGTtctctcgcaaaacatttgcattctcttGCACAAGCATTG is a genomic window of Cyprinus carpio isolate SPL01 chromosome B2, ASM1834038v1, whole genome shotgun sequence containing:
- the LOC109103275 gene encoding myosin light chain kinase 2, skeletal/cardiac muscle-like isoform X1; translated protein: MSSANSSTGIDLLQVRIDSLSSKMDRLISIQEKVLIRLDGMSQDIGGIEKDVETLKVEKEEIHFPPVIRTGPANEMKEMCQEMNSIMLAVNQRSEQQTQKLEGMERLVMSIQQVVSFIGETVKTTKIMDIMFKWPASWKSKAASALRSKECKIKLIRKCQASDNNEPVTIKVRDHKVKDGKFRLSLKGLKAQKKKRPPDSADAVSLKKQALLLEEVQKLNQENAERSEASQHLEKGMQKSEDGLVTPIQQDLILEEAKPLEPEQEKSLKEENEVTLDLKEDEMKDADPKIEEVQAETPKLVEEESKELPLETTGILKDQEVEGMEDQTITNGPSEPDITDTTPATPTEHSVQSIESEQTDEVTTSSKRRVTEEDLGLEDHKKSRVEEGEDKSEGEPQEPEGLCGVFKADGVEFQLDFSKLKKESYEDEDYSDHFFIDCTPPPAAPFNHRVVSAKPNQINNFYTINRQEVLGGGRYGQVHKCIENSSGLTLAAKIIKARSQKEKEVVKNEIQVMNQLDHANLIQLYAAYESRNDVILVLEYVDGGELFDRIIDENYKLTELDTVMFIRQICEGLRYMHKMYILHLDLKPENILCVSRLTNKVKIIDFGLARKYQPREKLRVNFGTPEFLSPEVVNFDFVSFNTDMWSLGVITYMLLSGLSPFLGDDDSETLNNILACQWNFEEDEFSEVSEEAKDFISKLLVVDKSWRIGATEALKHPWLSDPAVHFRLHQKKNRCRSRRNSCLPPPET